In Serratia sp. FDAARGOS_506, a genomic segment contains:
- a CDS encoding MliC family protein, whose amino-acid sequence MKKVIFVAGALALSGCSYILPQSSQTMHYQCGTTPLTVALDGKASEVSLLMDGEQLHLKQVLALTGAKYSDGKYTFWSKDRNAYLERNGKVVMSDCVLTE is encoded by the coding sequence ATGAAAAAAGTCATTTTCGTCGCCGGCGCGCTGGCGCTGTCCGGCTGCAGCTACATCCTGCCGCAAAGCAGCCAGACGATGCACTACCAGTGCGGCACCACGCCGCTGACGGTGGCGCTCGACGGCAAGGCGAGCGAAGTCAGCCTGCTGATGGATGGCGAGCAGCTGCATCTTAAGCAGGTGCTGGCGCTGACCGGCGCCAAATACAGCGACGGCAAATACACTTTTTGGTCGAAAGACCGTAACGCCTATCTTGAGCGCAACGGCAAGGTAGTGATGAGCGACTGCGTGTTGACGGAATGA
- the pdxH gene encoding pyridoxamine 5'-phosphate oxidase, translating to MIEKNEFDVADLRREYTRGGLRRNDLTANPLELFERWLKQACDARLADPTAMCVATVDEHGQPYQRIVLLKHFDEQGLVFYTNLGSRKAQQLAHNPHISLLFPWHMLDRQVIFLGQVERLSTFEVLKYFNSRPKDSQIGAWVSQQSSRISARGVLESKFLELKQKFQQGEVPLPSFWGGFRVKFDSVEFWQGGAHRLHDRFLYQRDGNDWKIDRLAP from the coding sequence ATGATTGAAAAGAATGAGTTTGATGTTGCGGACCTGCGCCGTGAATACACCCGAGGCGGCCTGCGCCGCAACGATCTGACCGCCAACCCGCTCGAACTGTTCGAGCGTTGGTTGAAACAGGCCTGCGATGCGCGCCTGGCCGATCCTACCGCCATGTGCGTCGCGACCGTCGACGAACACGGCCAGCCCTATCAACGCATTGTGCTGCTCAAGCATTTCGACGAGCAGGGGCTGGTGTTCTACACCAACCTCGGCAGCCGCAAGGCGCAGCAACTGGCGCACAATCCGCATATCAGCCTGCTGTTCCCGTGGCACATGCTCGATCGCCAGGTGATTTTCCTCGGCCAGGTGGAGCGCCTGTCGACTTTCGAAGTGCTGAAGTATTTCAACAGCCGGCCGAAGGATAGCCAGATCGGCGCCTGGGTGTCGCAGCAATCGTCGCGTATTTCCGCGCGCGGCGTGCTGGAAAGCAAATTCCTCGAGTTGAAGCAGAAGTTCCAGCAAGGCGAAGTGCCGTTGCCGAGTTTCTGGGGCGGATTCCGCGTGAAATTCGACTCCGTCGAGTTCTGGCAGGGCGGCGCCCATCGCCTGCATGACCGTTTCCTGTATCAGCGGGACGGGAATGACTGGAAAATTGACCGACTGGCACCCTGA
- the tyrS gene encoding tyrosine--tRNA ligase gives MASSNLIKQLQERGLVAQVTDEEALAERLAQGPIALYCGFDPTADSLHLGHLVPLLCLKRFQLAGHKPVALVGGATGLIGDPSFKAAERKLNTTDTVNEWVEKIRKQVSPFLDFDCGSNSAIAANNYDWFGGMNVLTFLRDIGKHFSVNQMINKEAVKQRLNRDDSGISFTEFSYNLLQGFDFSELYNRHQVELQIGGSDQWGNITSGIDLTRRQHQKQVFGLTVPLITKADGTKFGKTEGGAVWLAPEKTSPYKFYQFWINTADADVYRFLKFFTFMSLEEINALEEEDKNSGKAPRAQYVLAEEVTGMVHGAEGLAAAKRITQSLFSGALHDMTEADFAQLAQDGMPTIKLDRDADLQQALVNAELVPSRGQARTMIGSNAVTINGEKQSDAEYRFSDSDRLFGRYTLLRRGKKHYCLVDWQ, from the coding sequence ATGGCAAGCAGCAACTTGATTAAACAACTGCAAGAGCGGGGCCTCGTTGCCCAGGTTACGGATGAGGAAGCGTTAGCGGAGCGACTGGCGCAAGGGCCAATTGCACTGTATTGCGGTTTCGATCCGACCGCTGACAGCTTGCATTTGGGCCATCTGGTTCCTCTGTTGTGCCTGAAGCGCTTCCAGCTGGCCGGCCACAAGCCGGTCGCACTGGTGGGCGGCGCCACCGGCCTCATCGGCGATCCAAGCTTCAAAGCGGCGGAGCGCAAGCTGAACACCACCGATACGGTGAACGAGTGGGTGGAGAAGATCCGCAAGCAGGTTTCTCCGTTCCTCGATTTCGACTGCGGCAGCAACAGCGCCATCGCGGCCAATAACTACGACTGGTTCGGCGGCATGAACGTGCTGACCTTCCTGCGTGACATCGGCAAGCACTTCTCCGTCAACCAGATGATCAATAAGGAAGCGGTTAAGCAGCGCCTGAATCGCGACGACTCCGGCATCTCCTTCACCGAGTTTTCCTATAATCTGCTGCAGGGCTTCGATTTCTCCGAGCTGTACAACCGCCACCAGGTGGAGCTGCAGATCGGCGGTTCCGATCAGTGGGGCAACATCACCTCGGGTATCGATCTGACGCGTCGCCAGCACCAGAAGCAGGTGTTCGGCCTGACCGTGCCGTTGATCACCAAAGCAGACGGCACCAAGTTCGGTAAAACCGAAGGCGGCGCGGTCTGGCTGGCGCCGGAAAAAACCAGCCCGTACAAGTTCTACCAGTTCTGGATCAACACCGCCGATGCCGACGTCTACCGCTTCCTGAAGTTCTTCACCTTCATGAGCCTGGAAGAGATCAACGCGCTGGAAGAAGAAGACAAGAACAGCGGCAAGGCGCCACGCGCCCAGTACGTGCTGGCGGAAGAAGTGACCGGCATGGTACACGGTGCGGAAGGCTTGGCGGCCGCCAAGCGCATCACCCAGAGCCTGTTCTCCGGCGCGCTGCATGACATGACCGAAGCTGACTTCGCCCAACTGGCGCAGGACGGCATGCCGACCATCAAACTGGACCGCGACGCCGATCTGCAGCAGGCGTTGGTGAATGCCGAACTGGTACCGTCACGCGGCCAGGCGCGCACCATGATCGGTTCCAACGCGGTGACCATCAACGGTGAGAAGCAGTCCGATGCCGAATACCGCTTCAGCGATTCAGACCGTCTGTTCGGCCGCTACACGCTGCTGCGCCGCGGCAAGAAACATTACTGCCTGGTGGATTGGCAGTAA
- the pdxY gene encoding pyridoxal kinase PdxY, protein MKNILSIQSHVVFGHAGNSAAEFPMRRMGVNVWPLNTVQFSNHTQYGQWTGCVMPANHLTEIAQGIANIDQLKRCDAVLSGYIGSPEQGDHILEIVRQVKQANPNAWYFCDPVMGHPEKGCIVAPGVAEFHCRQALPCSDMMAPNLLELEMLSQMAVANVDDAVQAARALIDKGPRLVLVKHLARAGYHADCFEMLLVTADEAWHISRPLVDFGARQPVGVGDLTSGLLLVDLLKGEALDKALEHVTAAVYEVMLTTQEMGEYELQVVAAQDRIVQPRSEFKAVKL, encoded by the coding sequence ATGAAAAACATTCTTTCTATCCAGTCGCACGTGGTGTTTGGTCACGCCGGCAACAGTGCGGCGGAGTTTCCGATGCGCCGCATGGGCGTCAATGTCTGGCCGTTGAACACGGTGCAGTTCTCCAATCATACGCAATACGGCCAGTGGACCGGTTGCGTCATGCCGGCCAATCATCTGACCGAGATCGCGCAGGGCATCGCCAATATCGATCAACTGAAGCGCTGTGATGCGGTGTTGAGTGGTTATATCGGTTCGCCGGAGCAGGGCGACCATATTCTGGAGATTGTGCGCCAGGTTAAGCAGGCGAACCCGAATGCCTGGTATTTCTGCGACCCGGTGATGGGACATCCGGAAAAGGGCTGCATCGTGGCGCCGGGCGTGGCCGAGTTTCACTGCCGCCAGGCGCTGCCGTGCAGCGACATGATGGCGCCGAACCTGCTGGAACTGGAGATGCTGAGTCAGATGGCCGTCGCCAACGTGGACGATGCGGTGCAGGCCGCCCGTGCGCTGATCGACAAAGGGCCGCGGCTGGTGCTGGTCAAGCATCTGGCACGTGCGGGCTATCACGCCGACTGCTTCGAAATGCTGCTGGTGACGGCGGACGAGGCCTGGCACATCAGCCGTCCGCTGGTGGACTTCGGCGCGCGGCAGCCGGTCGGCGTCGGTGATTTGACCAGTGGTCTGTTGCTGGTGGACTTGCTGAAGGGTGAGGCGCTGGATAAAGCACTGGAGCACGTGACCGCCGCCGTGTATGAGGTGATGCTGACTACGCAGGAGATGGGCGAGTACGAACTGCAGGTGGTGGCGGCGCAGGATCGGATTGTGCAGCCGCGTAGCGAGTTTAAAGCGGTCAAACTGTAA
- the gstA gene encoding glutathione transferase GstA, translated as MKLFYKAGACSLSPHIVLREAGLDFTAEKVDLAQKKTESGTDYLAINPKGQVPALLLDDGSLLTEGVAIVQYLADRVPDRNLIPAAGTLSRYHAIEWLNYIATELHKGFSPLFNPKTPEEYKTIARAKLEQQFSYLDSVLAKQHFLLGSRFSIADAYLFTVLRWAFALQFDVRKHAHLAAWFDRVAARPAVDAALNAEGLK; from the coding sequence ATGAAACTGTTCTATAAAGCCGGCGCCTGTTCGCTGTCCCCGCATATAGTGCTGCGTGAGGCAGGGCTGGATTTTACGGCGGAGAAGGTCGACCTGGCGCAGAAGAAAACCGAGAGCGGCACCGATTACCTCGCCATCAACCCCAAGGGACAGGTACCGGCGCTGCTGCTGGATGACGGTAGCCTGCTGACCGAAGGCGTGGCGATCGTGCAATACCTGGCGGATCGCGTGCCGGATCGCAACCTGATCCCGGCGGCGGGCACCCTGTCGCGCTACCACGCGATCGAATGGCTGAACTACATCGCCACCGAGCTGCACAAAGGATTCAGCCCGTTGTTCAACCCGAAAACGCCCGAGGAATACAAAACCATCGCGCGCGCCAAGTTGGAACAGCAGTTCAGCTATCTGGATTCGGTGCTGGCGAAGCAGCACTTCCTGTTGGGAAGCCGCTTCAGCATAGCCGACGCCTACCTGTTTACCGTGTTGCGTTGGGCATTCGCCCTGCAGTTCGACGTGCGCAAGCACGCCCATTTGGCGGCCTGGTTCGATCGCGTTGCGGCGCGCCCGGCGGTGGATGCGGCGCTGAACGCCGAAGGATTGAAGTAA
- the dapA gene encoding 4-hydroxy-tetrahydrodipicolinate synthase, translating to MASFSGIWVAMVTPFNHDAVDLPAVKRLARHLLDAGVSGLVVCGSTGEAAALSKEEQLAVLDAVLEVAPAHQVVMGLSGNNMVATLQMQQAIQLRDIAGVLIPAPYYIRPSQCGLIDYFTQLADASTVPVILYNIPQRTGIAMELATLRQLARHPRITAIKDCGGNPDATMALIADGEIDVMTGEDNLILTTLCLGGTGAISAAAHVHPERFVQLTQQVAAGDLAAARSNFYELLPMIHQMFSFPNPAPVKTVLAQQGLIANELRSPMQVAPQALQQQIAATLAQLQPAEALIG from the coding sequence ATGGCCTCATTTTCCGGTATTTGGGTAGCGATGGTTACCCCTTTCAATCACGATGCCGTCGATCTGCCGGCAGTGAAACGCCTGGCGCGGCACCTGCTCGATGCCGGTGTCTCAGGTCTGGTGGTCTGCGGCTCCACCGGTGAAGCCGCCGCGCTGAGCAAAGAAGAACAGCTGGCGGTGCTCGACGCCGTGCTGGAGGTGGCGCCCGCCCATCAGGTCGTGATGGGCCTGTCCGGCAATAACATGGTCGCCACGCTGCAAATGCAGCAGGCCATTCAGCTGCGCGACATTGCCGGCGTGCTGATCCCGGCACCTTACTACATCCGCCCTTCGCAATGCGGCCTGATCGACTATTTCACCCAGTTGGCCGACGCCTCAACCGTGCCGGTGATTCTGTACAACATTCCGCAGCGCACCGGCATTGCCATGGAGCTGGCCACGTTGCGCCAGCTCGCACGCCATCCGCGCATCACCGCCATCAAGGACTGCGGCGGTAACCCTGACGCCACCATGGCGCTGATCGCCGACGGCGAAATCGATGTGATGACCGGGGAAGACAATCTGATCCTCACCACGCTCTGCCTCGGCGGTACCGGCGCCATCTCCGCCGCCGCGCATGTTCACCCGGAGCGCTTCGTTCAGCTGACGCAGCAGGTCGCCGCCGGTGATTTGGCCGCGGCACGCAGCAACTTCTATGAGCTGCTGCCGATGATCCACCAGATGTTCAGCTTCCCGAATCCGGCGCCGGTCAAGACGGTGCTGGCCCAGCAGGGGCTGATCGCCAACGAGTTGCGTTCGCCGATGCAGGTGGCGCCGCAGGCGCTGCAACAGCAGATCGCCGCAACGCTGGCCCAGCTGCAGCCTGCCGAGGCGCTCATCGGTTAA
- a CDS encoding DUF3811 domain-containing protein: MKKLTLKEMTESEQREVKTELDKARKSHGRPLTNAEQHKVKDEVVARIMAAREKLAKAERAERKANRYRPSGDTFSWSATIGSRPPR, from the coding sequence ATGAAAAAGTTGACGTTGAAAGAAATGACGGAAAGCGAACAGCGGGAAGTGAAAACCGAACTGGACAAGGCGCGCAAAAGCCATGGCAGGCCGCTGACCAACGCCGAACAGCACAAGGTCAAGGATGAAGTGGTGGCGCGCATCATGGCCGCCAGAGAGAAGCTCGCCAAGGCGGAGCGCGCAGAACGCAAGGCCAACCGCTATCGGCCGAGCGGCGACACCTTCAGCTGGTCCGCCACCATCGGCTCCCGCCCGCCGCGCTGA
- a CDS encoding HD domain-containing protein produces MSLPSLTQELLQPFSPYQALAQTLLPLTLESDDGSHDVAHLHRVWKNCRRISKLEGGDRRILCAAVLLHDAVAVEKNSPQRHLASRMAAEQATLTLARLEWAPADIAAVAHAIEAHSFSAGIPPQTLEAKILQDADRLDAIGLIGVARCFYIGGRMRSALYDAADPRAEHRQYDDKRFSLDHFETKLFKLQDGFQTAAGRHMAELRTARMRRFVDDLLEEV; encoded by the coding sequence GTGTCTTTACCTTCGCTGACGCAAGAGCTGTTACAACCTTTTTCCCCCTACCAGGCGCTGGCGCAAACGTTACTGCCGCTTACCCTCGAGTCGGACGACGGTTCGCATGACGTCGCGCACCTGCACCGGGTCTGGAAGAACTGCCGCCGAATCAGCAAGCTGGAAGGCGGCGACCGGCGCATTCTCTGCGCAGCAGTGCTGCTGCACGACGCCGTCGCGGTGGAAAAAAACTCGCCGCAGCGCCATCTGGCCTCGCGCATGGCGGCGGAGCAAGCCACGTTGACGCTGGCCCGGCTGGAATGGGCGCCGGCGGATATCGCGGCGGTGGCTCACGCCATTGAAGCGCACAGTTTTTCCGCCGGCATCCCGCCGCAAACGCTGGAGGCGAAGATCCTGCAGGATGCCGATCGCCTCGACGCCATAGGTCTTATCGGCGTGGCGCGCTGCTTCTATATCGGCGGCCGCATGCGCAGCGCGCTGTATGACGCGGCCGATCCGCGGGCCGAACATCGTCAATATGACGACAAGCGTTTCAGCCTGGATCACTTCGAAACCAAGCTGTTCAAACTGCAGGACGGTTTCCAGACCGCCGCCGGGCGGCACATGGCCGAACTGCGTACCGCACGCATGCGGCGCTTTGTCGACGATCTGCTGGAAGAGGTGTAA
- a CDS encoding nuclear transport factor 2 family protein, with product MPTPLEIVRATYEGSSEENGRNLLAALAPDAEWTEAAGFPYAGTYIGPENIIKNVHQRLGSEWQGYRADVDHFYDAGDNVIAQGFYHGTYRATGKSFSASFAHIYTLRAGKIVKFVQIVDSAKVLEAMQP from the coding sequence ATGCCAACCCCTCTTGAGATAGTGCGCGCAACCTATGAAGGCAGTTCCGAAGAAAACGGCCGTAATCTGCTGGCGGCGCTGGCCCCCGATGCCGAGTGGACCGAAGCCGCCGGTTTCCCCTACGCCGGTACCTATATCGGCCCGGAGAACATCATCAAGAACGTGCATCAGCGCCTGGGCAGCGAATGGCAAGGTTACCGCGCCGATGTCGACCACTTTTACGACGCCGGCGACAATGTGATCGCGCAAGGTTTTTATCACGGTACCTACCGGGCCACCGGCAAATCCTTCAGCGCCTCTTTTGCGCATATTTATACGCTGCGCGCCGGCAAAATCGTGAAGTTCGTGCAGATTGTCGACAGCGCTAAAGTGCTGGAAGCGATGCAGCCTTAA
- a CDS encoding nuclear transport factor 2 family protein translates to MNDKTARPQDVVQQQLDAYNARDIDAFMACWADDAQYYEHPDTLLASGKAAIRERHLARFQEPSLYGERIKRMAVGNMVVDQEVVTRNFPQGRGKMDVIAIYEVEQGRIAKAWFKIGPCVPDEGAL, encoded by the coding sequence ATGAACGATAAAACGGCACGCCCGCAGGATGTGGTTCAACAACAGCTTGACGCCTATAACGCCCGCGACATCGACGCCTTCATGGCCTGTTGGGCGGACGACGCGCAGTATTACGAGCATCCCGACACGCTGCTGGCCAGCGGCAAGGCGGCGATTCGCGAACGGCATCTGGCGCGCTTCCAGGAGCCTAGCCTGTACGGCGAACGGATAAAACGCATGGCGGTGGGGAATATGGTGGTCGATCAGGAGGTAGTGACGCGCAACTTCCCGCAGGGGCGCGGCAAAATGGATGTCATCGCTATCTACGAAGTGGAGCAGGGGCGGATCGCCAAAGCCTGGTTCAAGATCGGCCCCTGCGTGCCGGATGAGGGCGCGCTCTAG
- a CDS encoding RidA family protein: MTSLKRTNYPQLPTPGGPYVHAVRHGDRLYVSGLTAFATDAQGLSAPEQTQEILEQLVTIAASEGVNLKALIKISVFLTDIADLAGVRPVLFDYFDGALPACSLMAVSALFSPQVCVEIEAVMALQ, translated from the coding sequence ATGACATCATTAAAACGCACGAATTATCCGCAGTTGCCTACGCCGGGCGGCCCCTATGTACATGCGGTGCGCCACGGCGATCGCCTGTACGTGTCGGGATTGACGGCCTTCGCCACCGACGCTCAGGGACTGAGCGCGCCGGAGCAAACGCAGGAGATCCTGGAACAGCTGGTGACCATCGCCGCCAGCGAAGGCGTGAATCTCAAGGCATTGATTAAAATCAGCGTGTTCCTGACCGACATCGCCGATCTGGCGGGCGTGCGCCCGGTGCTGTTTGACTATTTCGATGGCGCGCTGCCGGCCTGTTCATTGATGGCGGTCAGCGCGTTGTTCTCACCGCAGGTGTGCGTGGAGATAGAGGCGGTGATGGCGTTGCAATAA
- a CDS encoding aminoglycoside phosphotransferase family protein, whose translation MNPLFTPYLQRWQLEQDGKAFETHSSLLMPVRYRGEAAMLKIAREQEERFGGQLMCWWRGEGAARVLAWHDDGILLERAQGEGSLAQLVRDGDDEQATQILCRAVAALHAPRAAPLPELIPLQEWFSSLWPAAQAHGGMLRLSATTAAELLSSSREESVLHGDIHHDNVLDFGERGWLAIDPKRLYGERGFDYANIFCNPNYGIATDPAIFQRRVEQVCRLAGLERRRLLQWILAWSGLSAAWFMEDGQAADIDFRVAELAARALDLPLPDGDSGFILPVIERG comes from the coding sequence ATGAACCCGCTTTTTACTCCCTACCTGCAACGCTGGCAATTGGAACAGGACGGCAAAGCCTTCGAAACTCACAGCAGTCTGCTGATGCCGGTGCGGTACCGGGGCGAGGCCGCCATGCTGAAGATCGCCCGCGAGCAGGAGGAGCGCTTCGGCGGCCAGCTGATGTGCTGGTGGCGCGGGGAAGGCGCTGCGCGGGTGCTGGCGTGGCACGACGACGGCATTCTGCTGGAGCGCGCGCAGGGTGAAGGTTCGTTGGCGCAGCTGGTGCGTGACGGTGACGATGAGCAGGCCACGCAGATCCTGTGCAGGGCGGTCGCCGCCTTACATGCGCCGCGCGCGGCGCCGTTGCCAGAGCTGATCCCGCTGCAGGAGTGGTTCAGCTCGCTGTGGCCGGCGGCACAAGCGCACGGCGGCATGCTGCGTCTCAGCGCCACGACGGCGGCGGAGCTGCTGAGCAGCTCGCGAGAAGAGAGCGTGCTGCACGGCGATATCCATCATGACAACGTGCTCGACTTCGGCGAACGCGGCTGGTTGGCGATCGATCCCAAGCGTTTGTACGGCGAACGGGGCTTCGATTACGCCAACATCTTCTGCAATCCCAACTACGGCATCGCCACCGATCCGGCCATTTTCCAGCGTCGTGTGGAACAGGTCTGTCGCTTGGCCGGGCTGGAGCGCCGGCGCTTGCTGCAATGGATCCTGGCCTGGTCGGGGCTCTCCGCCGCCTGGTTTATGGAAGACGGGCAGGCGGCGGATATCGATTTCCGCGTGGCCGAGTTGGCGGCGCGCGCATTGGATCTCCCGCTGCCGGACGGCGATTCAGGGTTCATCCTGCCAGTAATCGAGCGAGGTTGA
- a CDS encoding cupin domain-containing protein translates to MTEKAALLAQRLIRNVERVDKQHDRRPPLYDSVGARLGTGTAADKLGASFDCVAPGMRSCPYHFHYAQEEMFIILEGSGTLRVAGEMLPIVSGDVIFIPPGPEYPHQIINTSDAPLKYLSVSTREQPELVMYPDSGKYQAMARSAGGEQVRYLQRPSTSLDYWQDEP, encoded by the coding sequence ATGACTGAGAAAGCTGCGCTGTTAGCTCAGCGCTTGATACGCAATGTCGAACGGGTGGATAAGCAACACGATCGGCGGCCGCCGTTGTATGACAGCGTTGGCGCGCGTCTCGGCACCGGCACCGCCGCCGACAAGCTGGGCGCCTCCTTCGATTGCGTGGCGCCGGGCATGCGTTCCTGCCCCTACCATTTTCACTACGCTCAGGAGGAAATGTTCATCATTCTGGAAGGCAGCGGTACGCTGCGGGTGGCCGGAGAAATGCTGCCTATCGTCAGCGGGGATGTCATCTTCATTCCGCCGGGCCCGGAATACCCGCACCAGATAATCAACACCTCCGATGCGCCGCTGAAGTACCTATCCGTCAGCACGCGCGAGCAGCCGGAACTGGTGATGTACCCGGATTCCGGCAAATACCAGGCGATGGCGCGCAGCGCTGGCGGCGAGCAGGTACGCTACCTGCAGCGCCCTTCAACCTCGCTCGATTACTGGCAGGATGAACCCTGA
- a CDS encoding O-methyltransferase: MKEKEQWSQVDRYIVDNLVEQDDALLQALATNAAAGLPAHDVAPNQGKLLQLFARMVNAKRILEIGTLGGYSTIWLARALPADGKLITLEADESHAAVARQNITRAGLDGLVELRVGPAMTHLPTLHTLAPFDLIFIDADKPSNPDYLRWALKLARPGTVIIGDNVVRDGAVTDAASTDARVQGVREFFTMMAQEPRLTATALQTVGSKGWDGFSLAIVNF; the protein is encoded by the coding sequence ATGAAAGAAAAGGAACAATGGTCCCAGGTCGATCGCTATATCGTTGACAACCTGGTAGAACAAGATGATGCCCTGTTGCAGGCGCTGGCGACCAACGCCGCCGCCGGGCTGCCGGCGCATGATGTGGCACCGAATCAGGGCAAACTGCTGCAGCTGTTCGCCCGCATGGTGAACGCCAAACGCATTTTGGAAATCGGCACGTTGGGCGGCTACAGCACCATCTGGCTGGCACGCGCGCTACCGGCAGACGGTAAATTAATCACGCTGGAAGCGGATGAAAGCCACGCCGCCGTCGCCCGCCAGAATATCACCCGCGCCGGTCTCGACGGCCTGGTTGAGCTGCGCGTCGGCCCCGCCATGACTCACCTGCCGACGCTGCACACCCTGGCCCCCTTTGATCTCATCTTCATCGACGCCGACAAACCGAGCAACCCGGATTACCTACGTTGGGCGCTTAAGCTCGCGCGCCCAGGCACGGTGATTATCGGTGACAACGTGGTGCGCGATGGCGCGGTCACCGACGCCGCCAGTACGGACGCCCGTGTACAAGGCGTACGCGAGTTCTTCACGATGATGGCCCAGGAACCCCGCTTGACCGCTACCGCACTGCAAACCGTAGGCAGCAAGGGCTGGGACGGATTTTCTCTGGCTATCGTCAACTTTTAA
- a CDS encoding benzoate/H(+) symporter BenE family transporter: MRPALSLRHLTLPAVMAGFVAVLVGYTSSAAIIFQAAAAAGATPAQIGGWLSALGIAMGVTSLGLSLYYRTPILTAWSTPGAALLVTSLPGTPINEAIGVFIFASGLILLCGITGLFARLMDYIPQAISAAMLAGILLRFGLDAFASLQLNFPLSAGMGLAYLLSRRYQPRYAIVLTLATGLAIAALQGNIQLTQHAPAFAMPEFIAPHFSWPKLLGIGVPFFVVTMASQNAPGIATLQAAGYRVPTSPLIAWTALTALLLAPFGGFSVCIAAITAAICMGPDVHPDPQRRYMGAVAAGGFYLLAGLFGGAIGLLFSALPVALIHTIAGLALLGTIGGSLQRALHDEKQRDAALIAFLITASGVTLLGIGSAFWGIVGGAIAHLLLSLPRREAA, from the coding sequence ATGCGCCCAGCCCTCTCCCTGCGCCATCTGACCCTGCCCGCCGTCATGGCCGGCTTTGTCGCCGTTCTGGTGGGTTACACCAGCTCTGCCGCGATCATTTTTCAGGCCGCCGCCGCCGCGGGCGCCACGCCGGCGCAGATCGGCGGCTGGCTGAGCGCGCTGGGGATCGCGATGGGCGTCACCTCGCTGGGACTGTCGCTTTACTATCGCACCCCGATCCTCACCGCCTGGTCGACGCCCGGCGCGGCGCTGCTGGTCACCAGCCTGCCCGGCACCCCGATCAACGAGGCGATCGGCGTGTTTATCTTCGCTTCCGGTCTGATCTTGCTGTGCGGTATCACCGGGTTGTTCGCCCGCCTGATGGACTACATTCCGCAGGCGATTTCCGCCGCGATGCTGGCGGGGATCCTGCTGCGTTTCGGCCTGGACGCCTTCGCTTCGCTGCAGCTCAATTTCCCTCTGAGCGCCGGCATGGGGCTGGCCTATCTGCTCAGCCGCCGTTATCAACCGCGCTACGCCATCGTGCTGACGCTGGCGACCGGGCTGGCGATCGCCGCGCTGCAGGGCAATATCCAGCTGACGCAGCATGCGCCGGCGTTCGCCATGCCGGAATTTATCGCGCCGCACTTCAGCTGGCCGAAGCTGCTGGGCATCGGCGTGCCCTTCTTCGTGGTGACCATGGCTTCGCAGAACGCCCCCGGCATCGCGACGCTGCAGGCGGCAGGCTACCGCGTGCCTACGTCACCGCTGATCGCCTGGACGGCGCTCACCGCGCTGCTGCTGGCGCCGTTCGGCGGCTTCTCGGTGTGCATCGCCGCGATCACCGCCGCCATCTGCATGGGGCCGGACGTGCATCCCGATCCGCAGCGGCGCTATATGGGCGCGGTGGCCGCCGGCGGCTTCTACCTGCTGGCCGGGCTGTTCGGCGGCGCCATCGGCCTGCTGTTCAGCGCGTTGCCGGTCGCCCTGATCCACACCATTGCCGGGCTGGCGCTGCTCGGCACCATCGGCGGCAGCCTGCAGCGCGCGCTGCATGATGAGAAACAGCGCGATGCGGCGCTGATCGCCTTCCTCATCACCGCCTCCGGCGTCACCTTGCTGGGCATCGGTTCAGCCTTCTGGGGCATTGTCGGCGGCGCCATCGCCCACCTGCTGCTGTCGCTACCGCGGCGAGAAGCAGCATAA